A single genomic interval of Oryza sativa Japonica Group chromosome 7, ASM3414082v1 harbors:
- the LOC107277389 gene encoding transcription factor JUNGBRUNNEN 1: protein MVPSAEMKRGCEDELGAGDVILRGVEEVEEEDDDDLVLPGFRFHPTDEELVTFYLRRKIAEKRLSIEIIKEMDIYKHDPSDFLKTSTVGSEKEWYFFCLRGRKYRNSIRPNRVTGSGFWKATGIDRPICSAAGGGGGDCIGLKKSLVYYRGSAGKGTKTDWMMHEFRLPPPPADDLAAGRSSPPPSLQEAEVWTICRIFQRNITHKKQPQPQLAVAAAAVPAPVPDATSSITGSLESDSAGDDVVEYMNTLQPPPASNVNGGYSNQRYFQEQWNSSSNDNTTVFHQHAAAAPPPEPSPATAMAGFGHDQSVLSSPAPSDFYYKDGCNDDIYRMVMELADPSLFYDHIYA from the exons ATGGTGCCATCTGCAGAGATGAAGAGGGGTTGTGAAGATGAACTTGGAGCTGGTGATGTGATTCTACGAGGGGTGGAGGAGGTAGAagaggaagatgatgatgacctGGTTCTCCCCGGATTCCGGTTCCATCCTACCGACGAGGAGCTAGTGACGTTCTACCTTCGCCGGAAGATCGCCGAGAAGCGGCTGAGCATCGAGATCATCAAGGAGATGGACATCTACAAGCATGATCCCTCCGACTTCCTCA AGACGAGCACGGTGGGCAGCGAGAAGGAATGGTACTTCTTCTGCCTTCGAGGGAGGAAGTACAGGAACAGCATCCGACCCAACCGGGTCACCGGCTCCGGCTTCTGGAAGGCCACCGGAATCGACCGCCCAATCTGctctgccgccggcggcggcggcggcgactgcatCGGCCTCAAGAAGTCGCTCGTCTACTACCGCGGCAGCGCCGGCAAGGGCACCAAGACCGACTGGATGATGCACGAGttccgcctccctccgccgcccgccgacgacctcgccgccggccgctcctcccctcctccgagCCTCCAAGAAGCG GAAGTTTGGACCATCTGCCGAATCTTCCAGAGGAACATCACCCACAAgaagcagccgcagccgcagctcgccgtcgccgccgccgcggtgccggcgccggtgccggacGCGACGAGCTCGATCACCGGCAGCCTCGAGTCCgacagcgccggcgacgacgtcgtcgaGTACATGAAcaccctccagccgccgccggcgagcaacGTGAACGGTGGCTACAGCAACCAGCGCTACTTCCAGGAGCAATGGAACAGTAGCAGCAATGATAATACCACAGTGTTTCATcagcatgcggcggcggcgccaccgccggagccttcgccggcgacggcgatggccggaTTCGGCCATGATCAGAGCGTTCtcagctcgccggcgccgagcgATTTCTACTACAAGGATGGATGCAACGATGACATTTACAGGATGGTGATGGAGC